A DNA window from Camelina sativa cultivar DH55 chromosome 17, Cs, whole genome shotgun sequence contains the following coding sequences:
- the LOC104757361 gene encoding uncharacterized protein LOC104757361 has protein sequence MSRLLPKLSPLIHKSSRIVRSFSSSTTGPYVSICSMMEPSPDGGNLGQVMLFNLVNSELVRTDKTYPIELYDAQLVGASHGWGFFSNRRDRSVIISDCLNPYASKSEPKMIPLPFFTGMYSGQTEVVCNVAMSSSPPDQDEEDCVVGIKFLGRQLSLCRPRRDLRWTNILAPFESWDSSKLMYSKKDQRFYLLAPGGNYLCSWDLNFKEDKKPKFHELVLHNLPSMPRSRRKQLDSYCREDHWVESPSGESFLVKWYSEYTPEGFKAPTLMVFREEYTQDGRKNMVYTEDIGDLCIFISKGEDFCVEASSCPGLHRNSIFLHGRLLATFNMSNSTFWCYEYPLGTPAKIPYCPYWLPPFSP, from the exons ATGTCTCGCCTTCTCCCCAAGCTCTCTCCCCTC ATTCACAAGAGCAGTAGAATCGTTCGTTCATTTTCATCCTCCACGACCGGCCCATATGTTTCGATTTGCAGCATGATGGAACCCTCACCGGACGGCGGCAACCTCGGACAAGTCATGTTGTTCAACCTAGTAAATTCCGAGTTAGTCAGAACAGACAAAACATATCCCATTGAGCTTTATGACGCGCAGTTGGTGGGAGCTTCCCATGGATGGGGATTTTTCTCTAATAGAAGAGATCGGTCGGTCATTATCAGCGACTGTCTAAACCCCTACGCTTCCAAGTCAGAACCAAAGATGATTCCTCTGCCTTTTTTTACCGGAATGTACTCTGGCCAAACCGAAGTCGTGTGCAACGTGGCCATGTCCTCCTCTCCTCCTGatcaagacgaagaagattGCGTCGTTGGCATCAAGTTCTTGGGTAGACAGCTGAGCCTCTGCAGGCCCCGTCGTGACCTGCGTTGGACTAACATCCTAGCACCTTTTGAGTCATGGGATAGCTCAAAACTTATGTATTCCAAGAAAGACCAAAGGTTCTATTTGCTTGCTCCTGGAGGCAACTACTTATGCTCCTGGGATCTCAACTTCAAGGAAGACAAGAAGCCTAAGTTCCATGAGTTGGTTTTGCACAACCTTCCCAGCATGCCACGTTCCCGACGGAAGCAGTTGGATTCCTACTGCAGGGAGGATCACTGGGTGGAGTCACCTTCGGGCGAAAGTTTCCTTGTCAAATG GTACTCAGAATACACTCCTGAAGGGTTCAAAGCACCGACTCTAATGGTGTTTAGAGAGGAGTACACACAAGATGGGAGGAAAAACATGGTTTACACAGAGGACATTGGAGATTTGTGCATTTTCATTTCAAAGGGAGAAGATTTCTGCGTCGAGGCGAGCTCTTGTCCTGGACTCCACCGTAACTCCATCTTTTTACATGGACGTTTGTTAGCGACGTTCAATATGAGCAACAGTACCTTCTGGTGCTATGAATATCCCCTAGGTACACCAGCAAAAATTCCCTACTGCCCGTACTGGCTTCCTCCGTTTTCTCCCTAG